A single Silvibacterium dinghuense DNA region contains:
- a CDS encoding low molecular weight protein tyrosine phosphatase family protein, with protein MNVLFICSRNRLRSPTAEELFSAYPGIETASAGTNPDAENLVSADLVEWADLIFAMEAVHKRRLNAKFGPLLKTRRIVVLSIPDKYDYMDEALVTLLKQKVSSYL; from the coding sequence ATGAACGTCTTATTTATCTGCAGCCGCAACCGGCTGCGAAGTCCAACGGCAGAAGAGCTGTTCTCGGCCTATCCGGGTATCGAGACAGCCTCTGCCGGAACCAATCCCGATGCCGAGAACCTGGTTTCAGCCGATCTGGTCGAGTGGGCCGACCTTATCTTTGCCATGGAAGCCGTGCATAAACGCAGGCTGAATGCGAAGTTTGGCCCACTGCTCAAAACCCGCCGGATCGTCGTGCTCAGCATTCCCGACAAGTACGACTACATGGACGAAGCACTGGTGACGCTGCTCAAGCAGAAGGTGTCCTCGTACCTGTGA
- a CDS encoding PIN/TRAM domain-containing protein, with protein sequence MDLILIRLCFLLVLSGTCFFLRPFGWNAWTSALAGAAAAALVVVFEQRVRALSLRRLIGAVTGSILGIFGAFLISLVLRESLPAGNTQSVLTIFVLLLMAYVGLLVGTNKGDMLNLAALGDLFGPERAPAKRNLKILDTSAIIDGRIADMAETGFLEGTLAVPQFVLRELQMVADSQDGSKRQRGRRGLDVLHRMQGNSLLTIQILENDYPKIREVDLKLIELAKEMDGKIVTNDFNLNKVAGLHNVAVLNINDLANALKPVVLPGEKMRVVILKEGKEYNQGVGYLDDGTMVVVDHARKMIGKTVDVTVTSVLQTASGKMIFGKMEDGTPRTETKTEMRMEMTAPEIASN encoded by the coding sequence ATGGACCTGATACTGATTCGGCTTTGTTTTCTTCTGGTGCTGAGCGGCACGTGCTTTTTTCTTCGGCCCTTTGGTTGGAATGCATGGACTTCCGCGTTAGCGGGAGCAGCAGCCGCGGCCCTGGTTGTGGTCTTTGAGCAGAGGGTGCGGGCGCTGAGCCTGCGCCGGCTGATCGGAGCGGTAACCGGGAGCATTCTCGGCATCTTTGGCGCGTTTCTCATTTCGCTGGTCTTGCGTGAAAGCCTGCCGGCGGGCAATACACAGAGCGTCCTCACCATCTTCGTGCTCCTGCTGATGGCCTATGTGGGGCTGCTCGTAGGCACGAACAAGGGCGACATGCTGAACCTCGCGGCGCTGGGAGACCTGTTCGGACCGGAGCGCGCGCCGGCAAAGCGCAACCTGAAGATCCTCGACACAAGCGCCATCATCGACGGACGGATTGCCGACATGGCCGAGACCGGCTTCCTGGAAGGAACGCTGGCGGTGCCGCAATTTGTGCTGCGTGAGTTACAAATGGTGGCCGATTCGCAGGATGGATCGAAACGGCAGCGAGGACGGCGCGGACTCGATGTGCTGCATCGCATGCAGGGCAATTCCCTGCTGACCATCCAGATCCTCGAAAACGACTACCCGAAGATCCGCGAAGTAGATCTGAAGCTGATCGAGCTGGCGAAGGAGATGGACGGCAAGATCGTCACCAACGACTTCAACCTGAACAAGGTGGCCGGGCTGCATAACGTCGCCGTGCTGAACATCAACGACCTTGCGAATGCACTCAAGCCAGTCGTGCTGCCGGGCGAAAAGATGCGGGTGGTGATCCTGAAGGAAGGCAAGGAATATAACCAGGGCGTCGGCTATCTGGATGACGGCACGATGGTGGTGGTGGACCATGCGCGGAAGATGATCGGGAAGACCGTCGATGTCACGGTGACCTCGGTTCTACAGACAGCATCGGGCAAGATGATCTTCGGCAAGATGGAAGACGGGACGCCGCGAACGGAAACCAAGACCGAAATGCGGATGGAAATGACGGCGCCGGAAATTGCGTCAAATTAG
- a CDS encoding ABC transporter permease, which translates to MRSLLLDLKLVLRQLRKSAGFTLLAVLMLAFGIGATTAIFSIVDGVLLRPLPFPHAEQLIALGDHLEGTPSGHGESVTAPDILAYSRDTHSFSSLGGYHNTGYELSGSGEPAQVTATRMGAGVFSALEVQPLLGRVFTAQEDTEKQPVAVLSYASWVDRFHGDPHVLGTRILLNRNPYIVIGVMPKDFEFPLVPGHLNRSDLWVPLSLTPEELSPSNAASWGSRMVGRLKPGVTIDQAQSDSERVAQEIMRNYPAFMASLHISAVVQPLSQETVSDARPLVRMLFLAVAVVLLIACFNLAGLLLVRAIRRQRELAVRLAIGAPAAALVRQALLESLTLSVMGGVLGVTLAAIGLHVGKSVLPENLPRINEISLNWTVAGFALLLAILTGLLCGLAPAFAALRIRVNSTLKEGGRSGSAGGGHARLRSALVIAEIAIALVLLTASGLLLRSFEKMRSVELGFTPDHMTTAAYSLPHQQYKTQAQVDTFDKSLLDRLRVLPGVTAAGYSTYMPESGNNSNEAFVVENGAPQPGARLNLGTPSGVAGDYFRAMGIALIRGRYFTESDRAGSQLVVIVNRKLAEKYWPGQDPIGKHFRIGTETMQLPWQTVVGEVEDVRQESPDADVSAQFYYPEVQEIGDAGSLASPTDISGDGGFVVVRSVLPPEQMENAIRSTVRGLDPLLSLSQLQTMTEAVSESEAPRRFNTILISSFAFAAVVLAVLGIYGVIAFSVASRTQEIAIRMALGSRRVGIIGLILRSGAQLAVIGCVIGLAGAAASATLLRSLLFGVSPFDPLVLVLAALAVFALALAASAVPARRAATVDPIQALRGE; encoded by the coding sequence ATGCGCTCGCTGCTTCTCGATCTCAAGCTCGTTCTGCGTCAGCTGCGCAAATCCGCGGGTTTCACCCTGCTCGCTGTTCTGATGCTGGCCTTCGGCATCGGTGCTACTACCGCCATCTTCTCCATCGTGGACGGCGTATTGCTGCGGCCGCTGCCGTTCCCGCATGCCGAGCAGCTCATCGCACTCGGCGATCACCTGGAAGGCACGCCCAGCGGCCACGGCGAATCGGTGACCGCGCCCGATATCCTCGCCTACAGCCGCGACACGCACAGCTTCTCGAGCCTCGGCGGCTATCACAATACCGGCTATGAGCTCTCTGGCAGCGGCGAGCCCGCGCAGGTCACTGCCACCCGCATGGGCGCCGGCGTCTTCTCCGCACTCGAAGTGCAGCCCCTGCTCGGCCGTGTCTTCACTGCGCAGGAGGACACGGAGAAGCAGCCGGTCGCCGTGCTCAGCTATGCCTCCTGGGTCGATCGCTTCCATGGCGATCCTCACGTGCTCGGCACCCGGATACTGCTCAACCGCAATCCATACATCGTCATTGGCGTGATGCCGAAAGACTTCGAGTTTCCGCTGGTGCCCGGGCACCTGAACCGATCCGATCTATGGGTGCCGTTGAGCCTGACCCCGGAGGAGCTGAGCCCGAGCAATGCGGCCAGCTGGGGATCGCGGATGGTCGGCCGTCTCAAGCCCGGCGTCACTATCGACCAGGCGCAGTCCGACTCCGAGCGCGTTGCCCAGGAGATCATGCGCAACTACCCGGCTTTTATGGCCAGCCTGCACATCTCGGCCGTGGTGCAGCCGCTCAGCCAGGAGACTGTCTCCGATGCCCGCCCGCTCGTCCGCATGCTCTTTCTCGCCGTCGCCGTCGTGCTGCTCATCGCCTGCTTCAACCTCGCCGGCCTGCTGCTGGTCCGCGCCATCCGCCGCCAGCGCGAGCTCGCTGTCCGCCTCGCAATCGGCGCTCCGGCTGCGGCGCTCGTCCGTCAGGCGCTGTTGGAAAGCCTCACGCTTAGCGTGATGGGAGGCGTGCTCGGTGTGACGCTGGCGGCCATCGGCCTGCACGTGGGCAAGAGCGTGTTGCCGGAAAACCTGCCACGCATCAACGAAATCAGCCTCAACTGGACCGTCGCCGGCTTCGCGCTGCTGCTGGCGATTCTAACTGGCCTGCTCTGCGGACTCGCTCCCGCCTTCGCCGCGCTGCGCATCCGCGTGAATAGCACGCTCAAGGAAGGCGGACGCTCAGGCTCCGCGGGTGGTGGACACGCGCGGCTGCGGTCGGCGCTCGTCATCGCCGAGATCGCCATTGCCCTGGTGCTGCTCACCGCCTCCGGCCTGCTGCTGCGCAGCTTTGAGAAGATGCGCTCGGTCGAGCTCGGCTTCACGCCCGACCACATGACCACGGCCGCCTACTCCCTGCCGCACCAGCAGTACAAAACGCAGGCCCAGGTGGATACCTTCGACAAGTCGCTGCTCGACCGGCTGCGCGTGCTGCCTGGCGTCACCGCCGCCGGCTACTCCACTTACATGCCCGAGTCGGGAAACAATTCCAACGAGGCCTTCGTCGTCGAGAACGGCGCCCCGCAGCCCGGGGCCCGCCTCAACCTCGGCACACCCTCCGGCGTCGCCGGTGACTACTTCCGCGCCATGGGGATCGCACTCATCCGCGGCCGTTATTTCACGGAGTCTGATCGCGCTGGCTCACAGCTGGTCGTCATCGTGAACCGCAAGCTGGCTGAAAAATACTGGCCCGGACAGGATCCCATCGGCAAGCACTTCCGCATCGGCACCGAGACGATGCAGCTCCCATGGCAGACGGTCGTTGGCGAGGTTGAGGATGTTCGCCAGGAGTCGCCCGATGCCGACGTCTCCGCCCAGTTCTACTACCCGGAGGTGCAGGAGATTGGCGACGCAGGCTCGCTCGCTTCGCCCACCGACATCAGCGGCGACGGCGGCTTCGTTGTCGTCCGCTCGGTGCTGCCGCCCGAGCAGATGGAGAACGCCATCCGCTCCACTGTTCGCGGCCTCGATCCGCTTCTGTCACTTTCACAGTTACAAACCATGACCGAGGCGGTCTCCGAGAGCGAGGCGCCACGCCGTTTCAACACCATCCTCATCTCGAGCTTCGCCTTCGCTGCCGTGGTTCTCGCGGTCCTCGGGATCTATGGCGTTATCGCCTTCTCGGTCGCATCGCGTACGCAGGAGATCGCTATCCGCATGGCCCTCGGCTCCCGCCGCGTGGGCATCATTGGCCTTATCCTGCGCTCCGGCGCGCAGCTGGCGGTGATCGGCTGTGTGATCGGCCTCGCGGGAGCTGCGGCCTCGGCTACGCTGTTGCGCTCGCTGCTCTTCGGCGTCAGCCCCTTTGATCCGCTGGTGCTGGTGCTGGCTGCGCTTGCCGTATTTGCCCTGGCGCTTGCTGCCTCTGCCGTTCCTGCACGACGGGCGGCGACGGTCGATCCCATCCAGGCTCTGCGCGGAGAATAG
- a CDS encoding thioredoxin family protein yields the protein MPLSRLSKLLKVFTGIALAAALASPAIEAPRADAQGFFGSPQLSGLSGATAWLNSKPLTAKDLKGKVVLVDFWDYSCINCIRSVPYIRAWADKYKDSGLVVIGVHAPEFDVEKLMPNVERAVQKFHITYPVAVDNDRKIWYAFNNQYWPAHYLFDAKGRLRYQHFGEGEYDVTEQQIQKLLQDANAKSMPTGIASVHGEGAEAAADIRDVRSPETYIGYARSENFVSPGGLRQDSDRTYPEPKHLDRNDWGLIGEWTDHPQAAVLRSAGGKIVFRFHARDLHLVLAPGADGKPVRFKVTIDGQAPGENHGTDTDAQGNGVVTEDRLYQLVRQRGPVEDHTFTIEFEDAGVQAFSFTFG from the coding sequence ATGCCGCTCTCCCGCCTATCGAAACTGCTCAAGGTTTTTACCGGAATTGCGCTGGCCGCCGCGCTCGCCAGCCCGGCCATCGAAGCGCCCCGCGCCGATGCGCAGGGATTCTTCGGCAGCCCACAGCTTTCCGGCCTCTCCGGCGCCACGGCCTGGCTCAACTCCAAGCCGCTGACCGCAAAGGACCTCAAGGGCAAGGTCGTCCTCGTCGACTTCTGGGACTACTCCTGCATCAACTGCATCCGCTCGGTGCCCTACATCCGCGCCTGGGCGGATAAGTACAAGGACAGCGGCCTGGTCGTCATCGGCGTGCACGCGCCGGAGTTCGACGTGGAGAAGCTGATGCCGAACGTAGAGCGGGCGGTGCAGAAGTTCCACATCACCTACCCGGTGGCCGTCGATAACGATCGCAAGATCTGGTACGCGTTCAACAACCAGTACTGGCCCGCGCACTATCTTTTCGACGCCAAGGGAAGGCTGCGCTATCAGCACTTCGGCGAAGGCGAGTACGACGTGACCGAGCAGCAGATTCAAAAGCTGCTGCAGGATGCGAACGCGAAGAGCATGCCCACCGGCATCGCCAGCGTACACGGCGAGGGCGCAGAGGCTGCGGCCGATATCCGCGACGTGCGCTCGCCGGAAACCTACATCGGCTATGCGCGCTCGGAGAACTTCGTCTCGCCTGGCGGTCTCAGGCAGGATTCCGACCGGACCTACCCGGAGCCGAAGCACCTGGACCGCAATGACTGGGGGCTGATCGGTGAATGGACAGACCATCCGCAGGCCGCCGTGCTCAGGTCGGCAGGTGGAAAGATCGTCTTCCGCTTCCACGCGCGCGACCTGCACCTGGTGCTCGCGCCCGGAGCGGACGGCAAGCCGGTGCGCTTCAAAGTGACGATCGACGGGCAGGCCCCGGGCGAGAATCACGGCACGGATACGGACGCGCAGGGCAACGGCGTCGTGACCGAAGACCGGCTTTACCAGCTCGTCCGGCAGAGAGGACCGGTCGAAGACCATACCTTCACCATCGAGTTCGAGGATGCGGGTGTGCAGGCGTTTTCGTTCACGTTCGGATAA
- a CDS encoding GH39 family glycosyl hydrolase: protein MLRRTVSCLALSLALASIVAPCALAQEQITVDAAGKTTPLPHFWEQMFGSGRANLTLRAQYREDMRKVASVTDFQYVRFHAIFQDENGVYDEDAQGNPVYNWSYVDQIYDGLLENGVRPYVEISFMPKKLASRLDYHAFWYKQIVAPPADYAKWDALVTAFAKHLIDRYGITEVSQWYFEVWNEPNIDFWTGRPAQQTYFELYDHTAKALKAVSPKIRVGGPATAQAAWVGDMIAHATQNNVPLDFVSTHVYGNDTSKDVFGDDRPVPPHQMVCAAVDKVHDQIEHSARPNMPLIWSEFNATYMNQQEITDSLYMGPWMADTIRQCDGKVQMMSYWTFSDVFEEQGVVKTPFYGGYGLLAEYGIPKPAFNAFKLLHKLGNQRIAEPQDDVLVTRGGDDTVAIAAWNLVEPGASAPDKTFTFDLTRLPWKKVKKYTPTVTISRLDAQHGDTLAAWKAMGSPSHPTQAQIAALKQASDIGKPETHPLENNTVTVTVPQQGLALIEIR from the coding sequence ATGCTTCGCCGCACCGTGTCTTGCCTTGCCCTGTCTCTCGCACTCGCCTCGATCGTCGCACCCTGCGCCCTTGCGCAGGAGCAGATCACCGTCGATGCCGCCGGCAAGACCACGCCGCTGCCGCACTTCTGGGAGCAGATGTTCGGCTCGGGCCGCGCCAACCTGACGCTGCGCGCGCAATATCGCGAGGACATGCGCAAAGTCGCATCAGTCACGGACTTCCAGTACGTCCGCTTCCATGCCATCTTTCAAGACGAAAACGGAGTCTACGACGAGGATGCGCAGGGAAATCCGGTCTATAACTGGTCCTACGTCGATCAGATCTACGACGGACTGCTCGAAAACGGGGTGAGGCCCTACGTCGAGATCAGCTTCATGCCCAAGAAGCTGGCCTCACGCCTCGACTATCACGCCTTCTGGTACAAGCAGATCGTCGCGCCGCCCGCCGACTACGCCAAGTGGGACGCGCTGGTCACGGCCTTTGCCAAACACCTGATCGACCGCTACGGCATCACCGAGGTTTCGCAGTGGTACTTCGAGGTGTGGAACGAGCCGAACATCGATTTCTGGACCGGACGCCCCGCGCAGCAAACCTACTTCGAACTCTATGACCATACGGCGAAGGCGCTGAAGGCGGTGAGTCCGAAGATTCGCGTGGGCGGCCCGGCCACGGCGCAGGCCGCATGGGTCGGGGACATGATCGCACACGCGACGCAGAACAATGTCCCGCTCGACTTCGTTTCGACGCACGTCTACGGCAACGATACGTCCAAAGACGTCTTTGGCGACGACCGGCCTGTTCCTCCGCACCAGATGGTCTGCGCCGCGGTGGACAAGGTGCATGACCAGATCGAGCACTCGGCCAGGCCGAATATGCCGCTCATCTGGAGCGAGTTCAACGCAACCTACATGAACCAGCAGGAGATTACCGACTCGCTCTATATGGGACCGTGGATGGCCGACACCATCCGGCAATGCGACGGCAAGGTGCAGATGATGTCCTACTGGACCTTCTCCGATGTCTTCGAAGAGCAGGGCGTGGTGAAGACGCCGTTCTACGGCGGCTATGGACTGCTGGCGGAATACGGCATCCCCAAACCTGCCTTTAACGCCTTCAAACTGTTGCACAAGCTGGGCAACCAACGCATCGCCGAGCCCCAGGACGACGTGCTCGTGACACGGGGCGGTGACGACACCGTGGCGATTGCGGCGTGGAATCTGGTCGAGCCGGGCGCATCGGCGCCGGACAAGACATTTACTTTTGACCTGACCAGGCTGCCATGGAAGAAGGTGAAGAAGTACACGCCCACAGTGACGATTTCGCGCCTCGACGCACAGCACGGCGACACGCTGGCGGCGTGGAAGGCCATGGGCAGCCCAAGCCATCCGACACAGGCGCAGATTGCGGCACTCAAGCAGGCGTCGGACATCGGCAAACCGGAGACACATCCGCTCGAGAACAACACGGTGACCGTGACCGTGCCGCAGCAGGGGCTGGCGCTGATTGAGATCCGGTAG
- the moeB gene encoding molybdopterin-synthase adenylyltransferase MoeB, translating to MATTLETPSALPSLTNAEIGRYSRHLILPDVGMEGQQKLKAAKVLCVGTGGLGAPMTYYLAAAGVGTIGLVDFDVVDESNLQRQIIHSTKDVGRPKIDSAAEKLTALNPYVKIVKHETMLTSDNALDIIKDYDIVADGTDNFPTRFLVNDACVLSGKPNVYGSIFRFEGQASVFATEEGPCYRCLYPEPPPPGLVPSCSEGGVLGILPGVIGVIQATEVVKLIIGKGEPLIGRLLLADLLTMNFRTLKLRKNPDCPVCGKNPTVTKLIDYQQFCGIVPEAKVEIVNERPTQNGIPQISATELKQKLDAKEDIFVLDVREPHEYQIASFGGHLIPLGELPSRLHELNKDAEIIVHCKMGGRSQKASELLAANGFKNVTNLTGGITAWSNDVDPSVAKY from the coding sequence ATGGCAACGACACTGGAAACACCCTCGGCACTGCCCTCGCTGACCAACGCCGAGATCGGCCGCTACTCGCGCCACCTGATCCTGCCCGATGTGGGCATGGAAGGCCAGCAAAAGCTCAAGGCAGCCAAGGTGCTGTGCGTGGGTACCGGCGGCCTGGGCGCTCCGATGACCTACTACCTGGCAGCGGCGGGCGTGGGCACCATCGGCCTCGTGGATTTCGACGTAGTGGACGAGAGCAACCTGCAGCGGCAGATCATTCACTCGACCAAGGACGTGGGCCGTCCCAAGATCGACTCGGCCGCGGAGAAGCTCACCGCGCTGAACCCCTACGTGAAGATCGTGAAGCACGAGACGATGCTGACCAGCGACAACGCGCTCGACATCATCAAGGATTACGACATCGTCGCCGACGGCACGGATAATTTCCCCACACGCTTTCTCGTCAACGACGCCTGCGTGCTCTCCGGCAAGCCGAATGTGTACGGCTCGATCTTCCGCTTCGAAGGCCAGGCCAGCGTCTTCGCCACTGAGGAAGGCCCCTGCTACCGCTGCCTCTACCCCGAACCGCCGCCGCCGGGCCTTGTGCCTTCCTGCTCGGAGGGTGGCGTGTTGGGCATTCTGCCCGGCGTCATCGGCGTGATCCAGGCCACTGAAGTCGTCAAGCTGATCATCGGGAAGGGTGAGCCGCTCATCGGTCGCCTGCTGCTGGCCGACCTGCTGACCATGAACTTCCGCACCCTCAAACTGCGGAAGAACCCTGACTGCCCGGTCTGCGGCAAGAACCCGACCGTGACCAAATTGATCGATTACCAGCAGTTCTGCGGCATTGTGCCCGAAGCAAAGGTGGAAATAGTGAACGAACGTCCGACTCAGAATGGCATTCCCCAGATTTCAGCAACCGAACTGAAGCAGAAGCTCGACGCGAAGGAAGACATCTTCGTACTCGATGTGCGCGAGCCGCACGAGTACCAGATCGCAAGCTTCGGCGGACACCTGATTCCGCTGGGCGAGCTGCCCTCGCGCCTCCATGAGCTGAACAAGGATGCCGAGATCATCGTGCACTGCAAGATGGGCGGCCGCAGCCAGAAGGCCTCCGAACTCCTCGCAGCCAACGGCTTCAAGAACGTGACCAACCTGACCGGCGGCATCACCGCCTGGTCGAACGACGTAGACCCGAGCGTAGCGAAATACTAA
- a CDS encoding acyl-CoA desaturase, giving the protein MAELDSFKDGEVTLDMATTTTFVEQSLNTGTAEADSQILMQRRSPSMNLMFGFWMVFFHLGALAALFFFSWKAVAVTAILWIFSQNIGIAVNYHRLLTHRGFVVPRWLEYAMTVCSTLAFEGGPIYWVAVHRLHHQLTDKPGDPHSPRDGIFWSHMGWILYGTLRNKDMALLNRYAPDLARDRFYVWLSRWHWIPGVLLGAALYIAGGWSWFLWGFFVRIVVSLHVTWLVNSATHIWGSRRFDTRDDSRNLWWVAILSGGEGWHNNHHAHPVSSSHGMAWYEIDVNYWIIRALGAVGLARRIKVQSAKPGPARVIHG; this is encoded by the coding sequence GTGGCAGAGTTGGATAGCTTCAAGGATGGAGAAGTCACGCTGGATATGGCCACAACAACCACGTTCGTAGAACAATCGCTGAACACAGGAACGGCCGAAGCCGACTCGCAAATCCTGATGCAACGCCGCAGCCCCTCCATGAACCTCATGTTCGGTTTCTGGATGGTGTTCTTCCACCTCGGAGCGCTGGCCGCACTGTTCTTTTTCAGCTGGAAGGCCGTGGCCGTCACGGCGATCCTCTGGATTTTTTCGCAGAATATCGGCATCGCCGTGAACTACCACCGGCTGCTGACGCATCGCGGCTTCGTGGTGCCACGCTGGCTGGAGTATGCGATGACGGTCTGCTCGACGCTGGCTTTTGAGGGCGGCCCCATCTACTGGGTGGCCGTGCACCGGCTGCATCACCAGCTCACCGACAAGCCGGGCGACCCGCACTCGCCGCGCGACGGCATCTTCTGGTCGCACATGGGCTGGATCCTCTACGGCACGCTCCGCAACAAGGACATGGCGCTGCTCAACCGCTACGCGCCGGACCTGGCCCGCGATCGCTTCTACGTGTGGCTGAGCCGCTGGCACTGGATTCCGGGCGTGCTGCTGGGCGCCGCACTGTACATCGCCGGCGGCTGGTCCTGGTTCCTGTGGGGATTCTTCGTGCGCATCGTCGTCAGCCTGCACGTGACCTGGCTGGTGAACTCGGCCACGCATATCTGGGGCTCGCGCCGCTTCGATACGCGCGACGACTCGCGCAACCTGTGGTGGGTGGCCATCCTCTCCGGCGGTGAAGGCTGGCACAACAACCACCACGCGCATCCGGTTTCGAGCAGCCACGGCATGGCCTGGTATGAAATCGATGTGAACTACTGGATCATCCGCGCGCTCGGCGCGGTCGGGCTGGCCAGGCGCATCAAGGTACAGTCGGCAAAACCGGGGCCGGCGCGGGTGATTCACGGATAG
- a CDS encoding TetR/AcrR family transcriptional regulator — MTSKTTTPAGTKKSAETRARILEAALRVFRERGFEAATMREVSTEAGVALGGAYYYFPSKVAIVMAFYEQVQAEMLPALDTVLAESRTLEARLRGLIQEKLTYFAPNRKLLGALSAHTDPLHPLSPFSSETADIRNADIAFFERAVTDSKVKLPANILPYLPRLLWLYQMGLILFWVYDRSPGQRRTGALLDGTLRMLLLTLKIAGLPLLKPMHKIAGEVLQNVFEG, encoded by the coding sequence ATGACTTCGAAGACGACCACTCCTGCCGGGACAAAGAAGTCTGCCGAAACCCGCGCCCGCATTCTCGAGGCTGCGCTCCGTGTCTTTCGCGAGCGCGGCTTCGAGGCGGCTACCATGCGCGAAGTTTCCACTGAAGCCGGTGTCGCGCTCGGCGGCGCCTACTATTACTTTCCTTCGAAGGTGGCCATCGTTATGGCCTTCTACGAGCAGGTGCAGGCCGAGATGCTGCCTGCGCTCGACACCGTTCTTGCCGAGAGTCGCACGCTCGAGGCGCGCCTGCGCGGTCTTATCCAGGAGAAGCTGACTTACTTTGCGCCCAACCGCAAGCTGCTTGGCGCACTCTCTGCACACACCGATCCATTGCATCCGCTCTCGCCCTTCAGCAGCGAGACAGCCGACATCCGCAATGCCGACATTGCCTTCTTCGAGCGTGCGGTCACGGACTCGAAGGTAAAGCTGCCCGCGAATATCCTGCCGTATTTGCCGCGGCTGCTCTGGCTTTACCAGATGGGTCTGATTCTCTTCTGGGTCTATGACCGTTCGCCCGGCCAGCGTCGCACCGGAGCGCTTTTGGATGGAACCCTGCGCATGCTGCTGCTGACACTCAAGATCGCCGGGCTGCCATTGTTGAAGCCGATGCACAAGATCGCTGGAGAGGTGCTGCAGAACGTATTTGAGGGATGA
- a CDS encoding NAD(P)/FAD-dependent oxidoreductase — MKPNEEQSVDGIVLGAGAAGLMCAIEAGKRGRRIVVLDHAERAGKKILISGGGRCNFTNLHTRAENYISANPHFAKSALARYTPQDFLALVNRHGIAWHEKTLGQLFCDRSATDILNLLLAECAAAHVRVACGTHIDRVERNGESFTVTTNRGEWQASSLVIATGGLSIPKMGATGFGYEIARQFGLKIVEPRAALVPLVFSQKDLDRWGALAGVSTEVTAAGEAKKAPAFREKLLFTHRGLSGPAVLQASSYWRPGEAVRIDLAPGAQVSTPVIAGARRDAATLKAALNEVLPARLASAWIEAAPPKGWSNAALEEWERGLHAWRVVPDGTEGYAKAEVTAGGVDTAELSASTMEAKRVPGLFFIGEVVDVTGHLGGFNFQWAWASGVAAGQVA, encoded by the coding sequence TTGAAGCCGAACGAAGAGCAGAGTGTCGATGGGATCGTGCTGGGCGCAGGCGCGGCCGGCCTGATGTGCGCGATCGAAGCAGGAAAGCGTGGACGGCGCATCGTGGTGCTGGATCATGCGGAGCGCGCGGGGAAAAAGATCCTCATCTCCGGTGGCGGACGCTGCAACTTCACCAATCTCCACACGCGGGCAGAGAATTACATCTCCGCAAACCCGCACTTCGCGAAAAGCGCGCTTGCCCGCTACACCCCGCAGGACTTTCTCGCCCTGGTGAACCGGCACGGCATCGCATGGCATGAGAAAACGCTCGGCCAGCTCTTCTGCGACCGCTCGGCCACCGACATTCTGAACCTGCTCCTCGCCGAATGCGCGGCGGCCCATGTGCGCGTGGCATGCGGAACGCACATCGATCGCGTCGAACGCAACGGCGAGAGCTTTACCGTAACGACGAACCGCGGAGAATGGCAGGCGTCGTCGCTCGTCATCGCCACCGGCGGCCTGTCGATTCCGAAAATGGGCGCGACCGGCTTCGGTTACGAGATTGCGCGGCAGTTCGGGTTAAAGATTGTCGAGCCGAGAGCCGCACTGGTGCCGCTGGTGTTTTCGCAAAAGGATCTGGACCGCTGGGGCGCTTTGGCCGGGGTTTCAACCGAGGTGACAGCAGCGGGGGAAGCGAAGAAGGCTCCCGCCTTTCGTGAAAAGTTGCTCTTCACGCATCGCGGGCTGAGCGGGCCTGCAGTGCTGCAGGCTTCGTCGTACTGGCGGCCGGGCGAGGCGGTGCGCATCGACCTTGCGCCCGGAGCGCAGGTATCCACACCTGTCATCGCAGGTGCGCGGCGTGATGCCGCCACGCTGAAGGCAGCGCTGAACGAGGTGCTTCCTGCGCGGCTTGCCTCTGCATGGATCGAAGCCGCACCCCCGAAGGGATGGAGCAACGCGGCGCTTGAAGAGTGGGAGCGAGGTCTGCACGCGTGGCGCGTGGTTCCGGATGGGACAGAAGGCTATGCGAAAGCCGAGGTCACAGCGGGCGGCGTGGATACGGCCGAACTCTCGGCCTCGACGATGGAGGCAAAACGCGTGCCCGGCCTCTTCTTTATCGGAGAAGTGGTCGATGTCACCGGCCATCTCGGCGGCTTCAACTTCCAGTGGGCGTGGGCTTCAGGAGTGGCTGCAGGCCAGGTCGCGTAA